In Methanothermus fervidus DSM 2088, a single genomic region encodes these proteins:
- a CDS encoding ABC transporter related protein (COGs: COG1121 ABC-type Mn/Zn transport systems ATPase component~InterPro IPR003439: IPR017871: IPR003593~KEGG: mth:MTH605 ABC transporter~PFAM: ABC transporter related~SMART: AAA ATPase~SPTR: O26705 ABC transporter~PFAM: ABC transporter), which produces MNNSTVVEMKNVYYEISGKIVLENINLKVEKNDFLAIIGPNGGGKTTLLKLIVGLIKPCKGVVKVFGKPPELARKNIGYMPQITHYNYDFPITVFETVLMGRYPGPLKRYSEKDIKTVEKWLKKLGVWNLRDKNINDLSGGQIQRVFLARALVREPKLLLLDEPTASIDPGTRNSFYKLLNKINRKMTIILVSHDVGVVSKHVKKIACLNRRIFVHDDPKEVLKSIEELYKCPVNIVFHEVPHEISKKH; this is translated from the coding sequence ATGAATAATTCAACAGTAGTAGAGATGAAAAATGTGTATTATGAGATTAGTGGTAAAATCGTGCTAGAAAATATAAATTTAAAGGTAGAAAAAAATGATTTTTTAGCAATAATTGGACCTAATGGTGGTGGAAAAACAACTTTATTAAAATTAATAGTAGGACTAATAAAACCATGTAAAGGCGTTGTAAAAGTATTTGGCAAGCCACCTGAATTAGCAAGAAAAAATATTGGTTATATGCCTCAAATTACTCATTATAATTATGATTTCCCAATAACAGTTTTTGAAACTGTACTAATGGGTCGTTATCCTGGTCCTTTAAAAAGATATTCAGAAAAAGATATTAAAACTGTAGAAAAATGGCTTAAAAAATTAGGTGTATGGAACTTAAGAGACAAAAATATAAACGATTTATCTGGTGGACAAATACAAAGAGTATTTCTAGCTAGAGCTCTTGTTAGGGAACCTAAATTATTGTTATTAGATGAACCAACAGCTAGTATTGATCCTGGAACTAGAAATTCGTTTTATAAGTTATTAAATAAAATAAATAGAAAAATGACGATAATACTCGTTTCTCATGATGTGGGTGTAGTTTCAAAACATGTTAAGAAAATTGCATGCCTCAACAGAAGGATTTTCGTACATGATGATCCTAAAGAAGTATTAAAAAGTATTGAAGAACTTTACAAGTGCCCTGTTAACATTGTTTTTCATGAAGTTCCTCATGAAATTTCCAAAAAACATTAG
- a CDS encoding conserved hypothetical protein (KEGG: mth:MTH677 hypothetical protein~SPTR: O26773 Uncharacterized protein MTH_677~PFAM: Protein of unknown function (DUF3194)) produces the protein MEHRKLKISNKEIEKIAEFISDSVQGYIMKKVPKKEILDFQINVDVKHGKTLDINVDAELYLNPISRHDPKTIIDNAIKHVYKEIDKYVRKHGFEEI, from the coding sequence ATGGAACACCGAAAATTAAAAATCAGTAACAAAGAAATAGAGAAGATTGCAGAATTTATTTCAGATTCTGTGCAGGGTTATATAATGAAAAAAGTTCCTAAAAAAGAAATTCTTGATTTTCAAATAAATGTTGATGTTAAACATGGAAAAACATTAGATATCAATGTGGATGCAGAACTTTATTTAAATCCAATTTCAAGGCATGATCCAAAAACAATTATTGATAATGCAATAAAACATGTCTATAAAGAAATTGATAAATATGTTAGAAAACATGGATTTGAGGAGATTTAG
- a CDS encoding ketol-acid reductoisomerase (COGs: COG0059 Ketol-acid reductoisomerase~InterPro IPR008927: IPR016040: IPR013116: IPR000506: IPR 013023~KEGG: mth:MTH1442 ketol-acid reductoisomerase~PFAM: Acetohydroxy acid isomeroreductase catalytic domain protein; acetohydroxy acid isomeroreductase~PRIAM: Ketol-acid reductoisomerase~SPTR: O27491 Ketol-acid reductoisomerase~TIGRFAM: ketol-acid reductoisomerase~PFAM: Acetohydroxy acid isomeroreductase, catalytic domain~TIGRFAM: ketol-acid reductoisomerase): MKIYHEKDIDMGVLEDKTIAVIGYGSQGRAQALNMRDSGLNVIVGVRKDGKSWNIAKNDGMEVTTIEDASKRADIVHVLIPDEVQPKVYEKYIKSGLEDGNTLSFSHGYNIHFKNIIPPKNVNVTMIAPKGPGAMVRRTYKEGFGIPALVAVEVDVTGDALDQALAMGKACGFARAGILRTTFKEETETDLFGEQVVLCGGVTELIKAAFDTLVEAGYQPEIAYFETCHELKLIIDLIYEKGLTGMWKNVSNTAEYGGLTRRERVISQEVRNEMKKILKEIQKGEFAREWALENQVGRPVLKRLREIEKELKIEKVGSKLRKLCGLEK; encoded by the coding sequence GATATGGGAGTACTTGAGGATAAAACTATTGCAGTAATTGGATATGGTAGTCAAGGTAGAGCACAGGCATTAAATATGCGTGATAGTGGGTTAAATGTAATAGTTGGTGTTAGAAAAGATGGTAAGTCATGGAATATCGCCAAAAATGATGGTATGGAAGTAACAACAATTGAAGATGCTTCCAAGAGGGCTGACATTGTTCATGTTTTAATACCTGATGAAGTTCAACCAAAAGTTTATGAAAAATACATAAAATCAGGACTTGAAGATGGAAACACTCTTTCATTTTCTCATGGATATAATATTCATTTTAAAAACATAATTCCTCCTAAGAACGTAAATGTTACAATGATAGCTCCTAAAGGACCGGGAGCAATGGTACGACGTACTTATAAAGAAGGATTTGGAATTCCAGCATTAGTCGCCGTTGAAGTAGATGTAACAGGAGATGCGTTAGATCAAGCACTTGCAATGGGTAAAGCATGTGGCTTTGCTAGGGCAGGTATATTAAGAACGACGTTCAAAGAAGAAACAGAAACAGATTTGTTTGGTGAACAGGTTGTATTATGTGGTGGTGTAACTGAACTTATAAAAGCAGCGTTTGATACTTTAGTTGAGGCTGGTTATCAACCAGAAATAGCTTATTTTGAGACATGCCATGAACTCAAGTTAATAATAGATTTAATATATGAAAAGGGATTGACAGGAATGTGGAAAAACGTAAGTAATACTGCAGAGTATGGAGGTTTAACAAGAAGAGAAAGAGTTATATCCCAAGAAGTACGCAATGAAATGAAGAAAATACTCAAAGAAATACAAAAAGGTGAATTTGCAAGAGAGTGGGCATTAGAAAATCAAGTTGGTAGACCCGTCCTCAAGCGACTAAGAGAGATTGAAAAAGAATTAAAAATAGAAAAAGTAGGATCAAAACTTAGAAAACTCTGTGGATTAGAAAAGTAG
- a CDS encoding ABC-3 protein (COGs: COG1108 ABC-type Mn2+/Zn2+ transport systems permease components~InterPro IPR001626~KEGG: mth:MTH606 manganese transport system membrane protein~PFAM: ABC-3 protein~SPTR: O26706 Manganese transport system membrane protein~PFAM: ABC 3 transport family), which yields MFSVIQCQFMQNAIIGAFLAGIACGIIGTYVVVKRIVFIAGGISHAAFGGIGLGYFLNLNPILTSLPFTSVLATMMGIIVEKSDVSEDVVIGILWAVGMAIGILFVNLTPGYVSGLFTYLFGNILMISKSDLILMTILDTIILTTVFLFNKEFTAISFDEEYAEALGVPTTIFYLFLLNLVAISIIMIIKAMGIILTIALLTIPAAIGKKYTSRIESMMKIAAFIAIISSLIGLELSYLLNLSSGATIVLVLAILFIITHITKEK from the coding sequence ATGTTCAGTGTCATACAATGTCAATTTATGCAAAATGCAATAATTGGTGCATTTTTAGCTGGAATCGCATGTGGAATTATAGGAACTTATGTAGTTGTTAAAAGGATAGTTTTTATTGCTGGTGGAATATCACATGCAGCATTTGGAGGAATTGGGCTGGGTTATTTTTTAAATTTAAATCCAATATTAACTTCTTTACCTTTTACTTCAGTATTAGCAACAATGATGGGCATAATTGTTGAAAAAAGCGATGTTAGTGAAGATGTCGTAATTGGGATATTATGGGCAGTTGGAATGGCAATTGGAATATTATTTGTAAATTTAACACCCGGTTATGTATCAGGACTCTTTACATATCTTTTTGGAAATATTTTAATGATTAGTAAATCAGACTTAATTTTAATGACAATACTTGATACAATAATTTTAACAACTGTCTTTTTATTTAATAAAGAATTTACAGCTATATCTTTTGATGAAGAATATGCAGAAGCTTTGGGAGTTCCTACAACAATATTTTATTTATTTCTTTTGAACCTTGTGGCAATAAGCATAATAATGATTATAAAAGCTATGGGTATAATTTTAACGATAGCACTACTAACGATTCCTGCAGCAATAGGTAAGAAATATACTTCAAGAATAGAATCAATGATGAAAATAGCAGCCTTTATTGCAATAATTTCTTCACTTATCGGACTAGAACTATCATACTTACTTAACTTGTCTTCTGGAGCAACAATAGTTTTAGTATTAGCTATATTATTTATAATTACACATATTACTAAGGAAAAATAA
- a CDS encoding transcriptional regulator NikR, CopG family (COGs: COG0864 transcriptional regulator protein containing the CopG/Arc/MetJ DNA-binding domain and a metal-binding domain~InterPro IPR010985: IPR002145: IPR014864: IPR013321~KEGG: mth:MTH603 hypothetical protein~PFAM: NikR nickel binding; CopG domain protein DNA-binding domain protein~SPTR: O26703 Putative nickel-responsive regulator 1~PFAM: Ribbon-helix-helix protein, copG family; NikR C terminal nickel binding domain), with protein MKIISISVNKKFLEKIDRTWEELGFSGRSEFIRAAVRKMIDESKYKFQDKIINVVLLLVHNRRFEKEISDVAHKYNGLITTQIHSHVGNKDCLEVFIVRGRSKEIKEMIHKFRQYKLKRLELVTL; from the coding sequence ATGAAAATTATCAGCATTTCTGTTAATAAAAAGTTTTTAGAAAAAATTGATAGGACTTGGGAAGAATTAGGGTTTTCAGGGAGATCAGAATTCATAAGAGCCGCTGTACGAAAAATGATAGATGAAAGTAAATATAAATTTCAAGATAAAATCATCAATGTTGTTCTGCTTCTAGTTCATAATAGGAGATTTGAAAAAGAGATATCGGATGTTGCACATAAATACAATGGATTAATAACTACACAGATACATAGTCACGTCGGAAATAAAGATTGTTTAGAAGTTTTTATAGTTAGAGGGAGAAGTAAGGAGATAAAAGAAATGATCCATAAATTCAGACAATATAAACTAAAGCGCTTGGAGTTAGTAACATTGTGA
- a CDS encoding Protein of unknown function DUF2143 (InterPro IPR019222~KEGG: mth:MTH1781 hypothetical protein~PFAM: Protein of unknown function DUF2143~SPTR: O27809 Putative uncharacterized protein~PFAM: Yip1 domain): protein MKRIMDFSEELLDILVYPRDTLKTMKQKGKDDHGLIIYLFMFAFLGFMFGGILSRLTGVVIIFQIFFALVFLILGFLILLIWSLISHTVAVFCFGGKGKFDDTLKFLGFSAAPYILGIFAITIIIVFKAFFTSTLLFALMYLWSLFIATVAIDTVHNIGLGKSFLSVFGVPILVISMITMFVEALLWI from the coding sequence TTGAAAAGAATAATGGATTTTTCTGAAGAATTGTTAGATATTCTTGTTTATCCAAGAGATACATTAAAAACTATGAAACAAAAAGGAAAAGATGATCATGGACTAATAATATATTTATTCATGTTTGCTTTTCTTGGTTTCATGTTTGGTGGAATATTATCAAGATTAACAGGCGTTGTTATTATATTTCAAATATTTTTTGCATTGGTGTTTTTAATTTTAGGATTTCTAATATTACTAATTTGGTCTTTAATTTCACATACAGTAGCAGTTTTCTGTTTTGGAGGTAAAGGAAAATTTGATGATACTCTTAAATTTCTAGGTTTTTCAGCTGCTCCATATATATTAGGAATTTTTGCAATTACAATTATCATAGTTTTTAAAGCATTTTTTACATCTACACTACTCTTTGCCTTGATGTACCTCTGGTCTCTTTTTATAGCAACTGTTGCTATAGACACTGTACATAATATAGGTTTAGGAAAATCGTTTTTATCTGTATTTGGAGTACCTATACTTGTAATATCTATGATAACAATGTTTGTGGAGGCACTTTTATGGATTTAA
- a CDS encoding periplasmic solute binding protein (COGs: COG0803 ABC-type metal ion transport system periplasmic component/surface adhesin~InterPro IPR006127: IPR006128: IPR006129~KEGG: mth:MTH604 adhesion protein~PFAM: periplasmic solute binding protein~SPTR: O26704 Adhesion protein~PFAM: Periplasmic solute binding protein family), translated as MSARRLTLASILLIITLLIIVFTPVKKETSNKIIVAATIPPEKEFIEKIAGDKVQVIVMVPKGADPHTYEPNPETLEKLKNAKVYFEIGSGIEFEKKWMENIKSINPHILIVNCSEGIKLLPSSEGTDPHVWNSPKNAIKIVENIYTTLSKIDPSNKNYYERNKDRYVSELKKLDNEFSETLSHRKNKYILVYHPAWGYLCHDYGLKQIAIEKEGKEPNPETIKEIINEAKRYQIKTIFITPLTNKENSKVIAKEIGAKIIVIDPLAENYVENMYKVLEALKHE; from the coding sequence ATGAGTGCAAGAAGATTGACATTGGCATCTATATTATTGATAATAACTTTGTTGATAATTGTTTTCACACCTGTAAAAAAAGAAACATCAAACAAAATAATAGTGGCAGCGACTATTCCTCCTGAAAAAGAATTTATAGAAAAAATAGCTGGCGATAAAGTTCAAGTTATTGTCATGGTTCCAAAAGGTGCTGATCCTCACACCTACGAACCTAATCCTGAGACATTGGAAAAACTTAAAAATGCTAAAGTGTACTTTGAAATAGGTTCTGGGATAGAATTTGAAAAAAAATGGATGGAGAATATAAAATCAATAAACCCTCATATATTAATTGTTAATTGTTCTGAAGGTATAAAACTATTACCAAGTAGCGAAGGCACTGATCCTCATGTTTGGAATTCTCCAAAAAATGCAATAAAAATTGTTGAAAATATTTATACTACCTTATCAAAAATTGATCCATCCAACAAAAATTATTATGAAAGAAATAAGGATAGATATGTTTCTGAATTAAAAAAATTAGATAATGAATTCTCGGAAACACTTTCGCATAGGAAAAATAAATATATACTAGTTTACCATCCTGCATGGGGATATTTATGTCACGATTATGGATTAAAGCAAATAGCTATTGAAAAAGAAGGAAAAGAACCTAATCCGGAAACTATTAAAGAAATAATAAATGAAGCGAAAAGATACCAAATAAAGACAATCTTTATTACACCATTAACAAACAAAGAAAATTCTAAAGTTATAGCAAAAGAAATTGGAGCTAAAATTATTGTTATAGACCCTTTAGCAGAAAATTATGTAGAAAATATGTACAAAGTTTTAGAGGCATTAAAACATGAATAA
- a CDS encoding methanogenesis marker protein 12 (COGs: COG4020 conserved hypothetical protein~InterPro IPR016735~KEGG: mth:MTH1441 hypothetical protein~SPTR: O27490 UPF0285 protein MTH_1441~TIGRFAM: methanogenesis marker protein 12~PFAM: Protein of unknown function (DUF1464)~TIGRFAM: putative methanogenesis marker protein 12), which translates to MVFVGMDHGTTGISFAILNFDEFKYFKLRRDLLSKGKISALEELSKRVDLDEIKLMAVTYAMGDGINKIQSLDKVENRGILSIKGAGKVTGGGTKVFDEIKNSKIPAILIPGIHRRLPCLDERFKAAYSHHASAEKVSICYNAYLETGWKNMIVSDISSNTVSILLQDGKIKGGIDACLGAMGVIHGPLDLEMIRKIDSGIKTANECFSQAGAIKIAKINTKVYLAKDELWKRFKKGDKRAKLAIETMKMTIEMEIHGLAGISDELDGIVLTGSMVDYKEFYNSLKDKLNDLAPVKRLSAASGCVGSAQIARDVYNGKRNILGIEVDL; encoded by the coding sequence ATGGTATTTGTTGGTATGGATCATGGTACAACTGGTATTTCTTTTGCTATTTTAAATTTTGATGAATTTAAATATTTTAAATTACGTAGAGATTTACTTTCAAAAGGTAAAATTTCGGCATTGGAAGAACTTTCAAAAAGAGTAGATTTAGATGAAATAAAATTAATGGCAGTCACATATGCTATGGGTGATGGAATAAATAAAATTCAATCATTAGATAAAGTTGAAAATCGTGGCATATTATCAATTAAAGGTGCAGGAAAAGTAACTGGTGGTGGAACAAAAGTATTTGATGAAATAAAAAATTCTAAGATACCTGCAATATTGATACCAGGTATTCATCGAAGGCTCCCATGCTTAGATGAAAGATTTAAAGCTGCATATTCTCATCATGCAAGCGCAGAAAAAGTTAGTATTTGTTATAATGCATATCTAGAGACTGGTTGGAAAAACATGATTGTCAGCGATATAAGTTCTAACACTGTCAGTATATTATTACAAGATGGTAAGATAAAGGGTGGAATAGATGCATGTCTAGGTGCTATGGGTGTAATTCATGGCCCTTTAGATCTTGAAATGATTCGTAAAATCGATAGTGGAATTAAAACTGCCAATGAATGTTTTTCGCAAGCTGGTGCAATTAAAATAGCAAAAATAAATACAAAAGTGTATCTTGCAAAAGATGAATTATGGAAAAGATTTAAAAAAGGCGATAAAAGAGCAAAATTAGCAATTGAAACGATGAAGATGACAATTGAAATGGAAATACATGGATTAGCAGGAATATCTGATGAACTAGATGGAATAGTGTTGACAGGTTCTATGGTTGATTACAAAGAATTCTATAATTCTTTAAAAGATAAATTAAATGATTTAGCACCTGTAAAAAGGCTTTCAGCAGCCTCAGGTTGTGTAGGTAGTGCTCAAATAGCAAGAGATGTTTACAATGGAAAGAGAAATATATTAGGTATAGAAGTTGATCTCTAA
- a CDS encoding hypothetical protein (KEGG: mth:MTH1783 hypothetical protein~SPTR: O27811 Putative uncharacterized protein), producing MDLKRIFSIIIFVIFVSGFLVGALAFINKKEDENITKNFKLKESEFPGVKYVNITIESNTSGVKLSFENSTNEICNFNVGHNIKTNPVFNYTIYGDTLNVKLKLNKGSTSVFLSNKYIYNITINDKVGGVEITLGNNSKIDMLNVNINYFGGGKLKIQDVVFKNIKLNVNTGGFNILNTGLLYNGSINTNVTIGGVSMLLNSLSPIRIISDVDSGGISFNANTKNAVILENTTNHLELETKSYTLSKNGVEVVNKVGLGGINIDMI from the coding sequence ATGGATTTAAAAAGAATTTTTAGTATTATAATTTTTGTAATATTTGTATCTGGTTTTTTAGTTGGGGCATTAGCTTTCATCAATAAAAAAGAAGATGAAAACATTACAAAAAATTTTAAATTGAAAGAAAGTGAATTTCCCGGAGTAAAATATGTTAATATTACTATTGAATCAAACACAAGTGGTGTAAAGCTATCATTTGAAAATTCAACAAATGAAATATGTAATTTTAATGTTGGACATAACATAAAAACAAATCCTGTTTTTAATTATACAATCTACGGTGATACTCTGAATGTAAAACTAAAGCTAAATAAAGGTTCTACTTCTGTTTTTCTTTCAAATAAATATATTTACAATATAACAATTAATGATAAAGTCGGAGGAGTTGAAATAACTCTTGGAAATAACTCAAAAATAGACATGCTTAATGTAAATATAAATTACTTTGGCGGAGGAAAACTTAAGATTCAAGATGTAGTATTTAAAAACATAAAATTAAATGTCAATACTGGTGGATTTAACATTTTAAACACTGGACTTCTCTACAATGGATCAATAAATACAAACGTTACAATTGGCGGCGTCTCTATGTTACTAAATTCGTTATCACCTATACGAATTATTTCAGATGTTGATTCTGGTGGAATATCTTTTAATGCTAACACTAAAAACGCTGTTATTTTGGAAAATACTACAAATCATTTAGAATTAGAGACAAAAAGTTACACACTTTCAAAAAATGGTGTTGAAGTTGTAAATAAAGTGGGTCTTGGAGGCATAAATATTGACATGATTTAA
- a CDS encoding Like-Sm ribonucleoprotein core (InterPro IPR010920: IPR001163: IPR006649~KEGG: mth:MTH1440 hypothetical protein~PFAM: Like-Sm ribonucleoprotein core~SMART: Sm-family ribonucleoprotein~SPTR: O27489 Putative uncharacterized protein~PFAM: LSM domain): MENEFYVDPKFLKFKDKEVLIILKNNEEMKGRIIAIDNYFNTVIETEEGIQFIKGSKVMLISKPD, encoded by the coding sequence ATGGAAAACGAATTTTATGTTGATCCTAAATTTTTAAAATTTAAAGATAAAGAAGTTTTAATAATTCTTAAAAATAATGAAGAAATGAAAGGAAGAATAATTGCAATAGATAATTACTTTAATACAGTTATAGAGACAGAGGAAGGTATACAATTTATCAAAGGTAGTAAAGTGATGTTAATATCAAAACCAGATTAG
- a CDS encoding conserved hypothetical protein (InterPro IPR004298~KEGG: mth:MTH675 hypothetical protein~SPTR: B9ADE3 Putative uncharacterized protein~PFAM: Nicotianamine synthase protein): MTCYKYWGKILEIADTIKKYNGNVPKDVRFSILKSLEKIAHDNTISFDEAQHIFKNKFMSKALNVIYNFYNKMSVQMEIEHAEKVINSDDPWKTLKSFYFYDRYVKLVQNEAMLAKYNSDDRIVFIGGGPLPLTLILTNKLFSMKGVSIEIVPKLAEKSKKVLEKLGLSNEIKVVCGDETALKNLNFDIVIIAALAEPKKRVFKNVKKYVSPKTRIIYRTYTGMRAILYSPVKEEYTKGFVKKGLILPSGKVNNTSVLIQLK; this comes from the coding sequence GTGACATGTTATAAATATTGGGGTAAAATACTTGAAATTGCAGATACTATAAAAAAATATAATGGGAATGTACCTAAAGACGTTAGATTTTCAATTTTAAAATCTCTAGAGAAAATAGCACATGACAATACAATTAGTTTTGATGAAGCACAACATATATTTAAAAATAAATTCATGTCTAAGGCTTTAAATGTTATCTATAATTTTTACAACAAAATGAGTGTCCAAATGGAAATTGAGCATGCTGAAAAGGTTATTAATTCTGATGACCCTTGGAAAACATTGAAATCATTTTATTTTTATGATAGGTATGTGAAATTAGTACAAAATGAAGCAATGCTTGCAAAATACAATTCAGATGATAGAATTGTGTTTATAGGTGGAGGTCCTTTACCTCTAACACTTATTTTGACAAATAAGTTATTTTCGATGAAAGGTGTTAGTATAGAAATAGTTCCAAAATTAGCTGAAAAATCTAAAAAAGTTCTTGAGAAATTAGGTCTTAGCAATGAAATAAAAGTAGTATGTGGTGATGAAACTGCATTAAAAAATCTAAACTTTGACATCGTAATAATAGCTGCTCTTGCAGAACCTAAAAAAAGAGTTTTTAAAAATGTAAAAAAATATGTAAGTCCGAAAACAAGGATAATTTATAGGACATACACAGGCATGCGTGCAATTCTCTATTCACCAGTCAAGGAAGAATATACTAAAGGGTTTGTAAAAAAAGGCCTTATATTACCATCAGGAAAAGTTAATAATACTTCCGTATTAATACAATTGAAATAA